In Methanonatronarchaeum sp. AMET-Sl, one genomic interval encodes:
- a CDS encoding tyrosine-type recombinase/integrase — translation MSKTGYKTQNQHQKLPKYHRETEIQRMLEKADQENQRDYLILKILWTTGLRGSELTTLKKKDLEFNEKRIIIRDGKGGKDRVVPIPQEIKNLLKMWTNNLKKTIKYSRSPPEP, via the coding sequence ATGAGTAAAACAGGCTATAAAACACAAAACCAACACCAAAAATTACCGAAATACCATAGAGAAACGGAAATACAAAGAATGCTAGAAAAAGCCGACCAAGAAAACCAAAGAGACTACCTAATACTCAAAATACTATGGACCACAGGCCTAAGAGGCAGCGAACTAACAACCCTAAAGAAAAAAGACCTCGAATTCAACGAAAAAAGAATAATAATCAGAGATGGAAAAGGCGGGAAAGATAGGGTCGTACCAATACCCCAAGAAATAAAGAACCTATTAAAAATGTGGACCAACAACCTAAAAAAAACGATAAAGTATTCAAGATCTCCCCCAGAACCTTGA
- a CDS encoding tyrosine-type recombinase/integrase — MRNIVYKYAEKCDSESKPHKWRHSFAIHCLKNGMDLRTLQKILGHSSLSTTQIYLDVVAEDIQKEYEKIWG; from the coding sequence TTGAGGAATATAGTTTATAAATACGCAGAAAAATGTGATTCCGAATCCAAACCCCATAAATGGCGACATAGCTTCGCAATTCACTGCCTCAAAAACGGAATGGATCTCAGGACACTACAAAAAATACTGGGCCACAGTTCACTTTCAACCACACAGATATATCTCGATGTAGTGGCCGAAGACATTCAAAAAGAATATGAAAAAATATGGGGTTAA